The following proteins come from a genomic window of Pecten maximus unplaced genomic scaffold, xPecMax1.1, whole genome shotgun sequence:
- the LOC117319943 gene encoding uncharacterized protein LOC117319943 gives MSALCFLGGVILWLATTNFSTITGSDTHRKPEPCKPEPRQGAPLMLQPLITEPGPELMIPEKEGRGTGGYLVYDCSHRHNQSCGGWSDRLTGILCTYVLAKLTNRTFLINFDNPCKLEDYFDFKSYDWRYNKTLLDHEPSQYYDYMNDKVKPLMSLLVRSNSTQPIKALFTKRVSFFRINWDITPEFRKFLHIDEYVPWISTLHFADINRYIYELFLKPKPFLYKAINTVYKTKKADKIFCAHIRMGRSSTFPRDSIVRKTPEEVRIMFDFIETIDKRSHDLFLATDNIDIQKRFYSQYSGDFILDMPGRLTHIDQAFTGDVCQGFYKQLLDFLFLQTYCDKLVITNSGFSMVAAYLRDIPGGLYCWTPRAVITCSRYTIHDFFPLPLLGPPREYNAHGKITRLG, from the coding sequence ATGTCTGCTCTCTGCTTCCTGGGTGGTGTTATCCTGTGGCTGGCGACAACAAACTTCTCTACAATTACCGGATCTGATACCCATCGTAAACCGGAACCTTGTAAACCGGAACCTCGGCAAGGGGCACCACTAATGCTACAACCACTGATAACGGAACCGGGACCGGAACTGATGATACCGGAAAAGGAAGGTCGAGGTACAGGTGGTTACCTAGTGTACGACTGTAGCCATAGACATAACCAGTCCTGTGGCGGCTGGTCAGACAGACTGACCGGTATATTGTGTACGTACGTGCTGGCAAAACTGACCAACAGAACTTTCCTTATCAATTTTGACAATCCTTGTAAACTGGAGGACTACTTCGATTTTAAGTCCTATGATTGGAGGTACAATAAGACCTTGTTAGATCACGAACCTTCCCAATATTATGATTACATGAACGACAAGGTCAAGCCACTCATGAGTCTGTTGGTAAGATCCAATTCCACACAACCCATAAAGGCCCTGTTTACCAAACGCGTCAGTTTTTTTCGGATTAACTGGGACATAACGCCTGAGTTTCGAAAATTTCTCCACATTGACGAGTACGTCCCATGGATATCAACACTCCACTTCGCTGATATAAATcgttatatatatgaattatttctCAAGCCGAAACCTTTCTTATACAAAGCGATCAATACCGTTTACAAAACCAAAAAAGCAGACAAAATATTTTGTGCCCACATCCGGATGGGGAGAAGCTCCACTTTCCCTAGGGATAGCATAGTACGGAAAACTCCAGAGGAAGTTCGGATCATGTTCGATTTTATAGAGACAATCGACAAACGTTCTCATGACTTGTTTCTAGCTACagataacattgatatacaaaAACGGTTCTATAGTCAATACTCAGGAGACTTCATTTTAGACATGCCCGGCCGACTAACACATATAGACCAAGCGTTTACTGGCGATGTGTGTCAAGGTttttataaacaacttcttgacttcctgtttctaCAGACTTACTGTGACAAACTCGTCATCACCAACAGTGGGTTCAGTATGGTGGCCGCCTACCTCCGAGATATCCCCGGGGGACTCTACTGCTGGACTCCTCGCGCAGTCATCACGTGCTCTCGGTATACTATACACGACTTCTTCCCTTTACCATTACTGGGGCCCCCGAGGGAATACAACGCCCACGGGAAAATTACCCGACTCGGATGA